A genomic segment from Candidatus Aminicenantes bacterium encodes:
- a CDS encoding DUF2147 domain-containing protein, with the protein MKRNWMVYMTLGWVWLGMVVAMPAASALGLWKTVDEKTHQSRSIVRIWEEGGRLKGRIEKVFLRPGESLTDPCTKCPPPFKGKPSLGMVFLWGFTPDGDRWVDGSVLDPDNGKIYHCELTPAADGKSMRIFGYIRIIFKIGRSQTWLRASEADLQLESK; encoded by the coding sequence ATGAAACGCAACTGGATGGTTTATATGACTTTGGGATGGGTCTGGCTGGGAATGGTCGTGGCCATGCCGGCGGCTTCCGCGCTGGGCCTGTGGAAAACGGTGGATGAAAAGACCCACCAGTCCCGTTCCATTGTCCGCATCTGGGAGGAAGGCGGCCGGCTCAAGGGCCGCATCGAGAAGGTTTTTCTGCGGCCGGGCGAAAGCCTGACCGACCCCTGCACAAAATGCCCGCCGCCGTTCAAGGGCAAGCCCAGCCTCGGCATGGTGTTCCTCTGGGGCTTCACGCCCGACGGCGATCGCTGGGTGGACGGCAGCGTCCTGGACCCGGATAACGGGAAGATATACCACTGTGAACTGACCCCGGCCGCCGACGGCAAAAGCATGCGCATATTCGGCTATATCCGCATCATCTTCAAGATCGGGCGCTCGCAGACCTGGCTGCGCGCCAGCGAAGCCGACCTGCAGCTGGAAAGCAAATGA